TGGACAGCCATGTCGACCTGCCGCGCGTGAGCGCCGGGAACGCGGAACTGGACGACACCGATTTCGCCCCGTTCCGGGCCCTGCGCGACCTGCCGATGGGGATGACGGCGCATCTGCTCTACGAAGCCCTCGACGCGGACAGTCCCGCGACGTTGTCGGCCGGGGTGATGGCGGTGATCCGCGACCGGATCGGGTTCGACGGGCTGGTGATGACCGACGATCTGGGCATGCAAGCCCTGCAGGGTGCGCGGCCTGATCTGGCGCGCCGGGCATTGGCGGCCGGGTGTGATGCGGTGCTGTTCTGCAATGCCCCGCTGGCCGACCGGGTCGCGGTGGCGGACGCGGCCGGACGGATGGGGCCGCGGGCACAGGCCCGCGCCGAGGCGGCGCTGGCGGCGCGGCGTGACCCGGAACCGCTTGACATCGGCGCTGCCGAGGTCGAACTTTCCCGCCTCATGGGCGGTGAGGTTTATGGCTGAGGAAAGCCTGTTCTCGAATAACGGAATGGCGGTCGCCGACCGGCTGGCCGCAGAGGCGCTGATCGTCGATGTGGACGGGTTCGAGGGGCCGCTCGACGTTCTGCTGACCCTGTCGCGCACCCAGAAGGTCGACCTGCGCCGGATCTCGGTGCTCGAACTGGCGCGCCAGTATCTGGCCTTCGTCGAAAAGGCCAAGGCGCTGCGGATCGAACTGGCTGCGGATTACCTGGTGATGGCGGCTTGGCTGGCGTTCCTGAAATCGCGCCTGCTGCTGCCGCCGGACCCGTCCGAGGAGGGCCCCACCGGCGAGGAGCTGGCCGCGCATCTGGCGTTCCAGCTGGAGCGGCTGCAGGCGATGCGCGACGCGGCGGCGCGGCTGATGGGGCGCGATCGGCTGGGGCGCGATTTCTTTGCCCGCGGCGAAGCCGAGGACGTGGCGCGTATCCGCACCGTGCGCTATTCGGCGACGCTGCTGGACCTGATGCAGGGCTATGCCCGGATCCGCACCCGCG
This is a stretch of genomic DNA from Pukyongiella litopenaei. It encodes these proteins:
- a CDS encoding segregation and condensation protein A; protein product: MAEESLFSNNGMAVADRLAAEALIVDVDGFEGPLDVLLTLSRTQKVDLRRISVLELARQYLAFVEKAKALRIELAADYLVMAAWLAFLKSRLLLPPDPSEEGPTGEELAAHLAFQLERLQAMRDAAARLMGRDRLGRDFFARGEAEDVARIRTVRYSATLLDLMQGYARIRTRDDFRPFVMDRDAVFTMEQALERMRPLIGFAGTWTDLTSYLPDGWESDPARRRSATAATFAASLELVKEGHLEIRQSDTFAPIHLRRKKDD